One Pyrus communis chromosome 4, drPyrComm1.1, whole genome shotgun sequence genomic region harbors:
- the LOC137731377 gene encoding protein BASIC PENTACYSTEINE2-like isoform X2, whose translation MDDDALNMRNWGYYEPSFKGHLSLQLMSSMAERDIKPFAPGRDPAVMVSANGAYHPRDCVVSDTQLPMNYMRESWVNQRDKFLNMMPANPNYAAVLPETSGAHSLQILQPPEASRDERVGRMEEPVVPKEGGTSKKRQGGGAPKAPKVKKPRKPKDNANPSVPRVKPAKKSLDVVINGINMDISGIPIPVCSCTGAPQQCYRWGCGGWQSACCTTNVSMYPLPMSTKRRGARIAGRKMSQGAFKKVLEKLAAEGYNFANPIDLRSHWAKHGTNKFVTLR comes from the coding sequence ATGGATGATGATGCATTGAACATGCGCAATTGGGGTTACTATGAGCCATCTTTTAAAGGTCATCTTAGCCTGCAGCTCATGTCAAGCATGGCAGAGCGCGACATTAAACCTTTTGCCCCTGGGCGCGATCCTGCAGTCATGGTTAGTGCCAATGGAGCCTATCACCCTCGGGATTGTGTTGTATCAGACACTCAGCTTCCAATGAACTATATGAGGGAGAGTTGGGTAAACCAGCGAGATAAATTTCTCAATATGATGCCTGCCAATCCTAACTATGCTGCTGTTCTTCCGGAAACTTCAGGAGCTCATTCCTTGCAGATCTTACAGCCACCGGAAGCATCAAGGGATGAGCGGGTGGGTAGGATGGAAGAGCCAGTTGTCCCTAAGGAAGGTGGCACCTCAAAGAAAAGACAGGGTGGGGGTGCACCAAAAGCCCCAAAAGTGAAAAAGCCCAGGAAGCCTAAGGATAATGCCAATCCTTCAGTTCCTCGTGTGAAGCCAGCAAAGAAGAGTTTGGACGTTGTGATAAATGGGATTAATATGGATATCTCTGGTATTCCAATTCCTGTCTGCTCGTGCACTGGAGCTCCACAACAGTGTTATAGGTGGGGGTGTGGTGGTTGGCAATCTGCTTGTTGCACCACAAATGTATCTATGTATCCTCTGCCAATGAGTACCAAGCGACGCGGGGCAAGAATAGCTGGAAGAAAAATGAGTCAGGGTGCTTTCAAGAAGGTGTTGGAGAAGCTTGCAGCTGAAGGTTATAATTTTGCTAACCCAATTGATCTAAGGTCTCACTGGGCAAAACATGGTACCAACAAGTTCGTCACTCTCAGGTAG
- the LOC137731377 gene encoding protein BASIC PENTACYSTEINE2-like isoform X1, with product MFVCLAESVALMDDDALNMRNWGYYEPSFKGHLSLQLMSSMAERDIKPFAPGRDPAVMVSANGAYHPRDCVVSDTQLPMNYMRESWVNQRDKFLNMMPANPNYAAVLPETSGAHSLQILQPPEASRDERVGRMEEPVVPKEGGTSKKRQGGGAPKAPKVKKPRKPKDNANPSVPRVKPAKKSLDVVINGINMDISGIPIPVCSCTGAPQQCYRWGCGGWQSACCTTNVSMYPLPMSTKRRGARIAGRKMSQGAFKKVLEKLAAEGYNFANPIDLRSHWAKHGTNKFVTLR from the coding sequence ATGTTTGTTTGTCTTGCTGAATCTGTAGCTCTCATGGATGATGATGCATTGAACATGCGCAATTGGGGTTACTATGAGCCATCTTTTAAAGGTCATCTTAGCCTGCAGCTCATGTCAAGCATGGCAGAGCGCGACATTAAACCTTTTGCCCCTGGGCGCGATCCTGCAGTCATGGTTAGTGCCAATGGAGCCTATCACCCTCGGGATTGTGTTGTATCAGACACTCAGCTTCCAATGAACTATATGAGGGAGAGTTGGGTAAACCAGCGAGATAAATTTCTCAATATGATGCCTGCCAATCCTAACTATGCTGCTGTTCTTCCGGAAACTTCAGGAGCTCATTCCTTGCAGATCTTACAGCCACCGGAAGCATCAAGGGATGAGCGGGTGGGTAGGATGGAAGAGCCAGTTGTCCCTAAGGAAGGTGGCACCTCAAAGAAAAGACAGGGTGGGGGTGCACCAAAAGCCCCAAAAGTGAAAAAGCCCAGGAAGCCTAAGGATAATGCCAATCCTTCAGTTCCTCGTGTGAAGCCAGCAAAGAAGAGTTTGGACGTTGTGATAAATGGGATTAATATGGATATCTCTGGTATTCCAATTCCTGTCTGCTCGTGCACTGGAGCTCCACAACAGTGTTATAGGTGGGGGTGTGGTGGTTGGCAATCTGCTTGTTGCACCACAAATGTATCTATGTATCCTCTGCCAATGAGTACCAAGCGACGCGGGGCAAGAATAGCTGGAAGAAAAATGAGTCAGGGTGCTTTCAAGAAGGTGTTGGAGAAGCTTGCAGCTGAAGGTTATAATTTTGCTAACCCAATTGATCTAAGGTCTCACTGGGCAAAACATGGTACCAACAAGTTCGTCACTCTCAGGTAG
- the LOC137732200 gene encoding serine/threonine-protein kinase BRI1-like 2 translates to MICTHSHHSLPHTLSKLSSGELKPVSSMENFNPVQVFLHLSAILVLVGLHFVSVSTADQQVTPSIKTDAVSLLNFKKMIDTDPNGVLSGWKLGTSPCSWYGVTCSMNRATQLDLSGCFLVGTISFAPLASLDMLSVLNLPSNKFSINSTSLLQLPYALKQLDLSFNALFGVLPETLSSKCPNLVSVNLAFNNLTGSLPKDLLLNSDKLQTLDISYNNLTGSISGLRIEKYSCPSLLQLDLSGNRIRGSIPVSLANCTSLKTMSLSTNNVTGEIPASFGQLGSLQRLDLSHNQITGWIPPELGNACALLVELKLSFNNITGPIPASFSSCSSLELLDLSNNNLTGPLPDSIFQNLTSLQSLVLRNNIISGSLPGSISACKSLQVIDLSSNKISGVIPPDICPGASSLEELRMPDNLIVGEIPAQLSQCSQLKTIDFSLNYLNGSIPAELGKLENLQQLIAWYNGLEGKIPPDLGKCKNLKDLILNNNNLSGAIPVELFSCSNLEWISLTSNQLSGEIPGEFGLLTRLAVLQLGNNSLSGKIPGELGNCSSLVWLDLNSNRLTGEIPPRLGRQIGAKALSGILSGNTLVFVRNVGNSCKGVGGLLEFAGIRPERLQQDPTLRTCDFARLYSGPVLSLFTKYQTLEYLDLSYNQLRGKIPEEMGDMIALQVLELSHNQLSGEIPASLGQLKDLGVFDASHNRLQGHIPDSLENLSFLVQIDLSNNELTGEIPSRGQLSTLPATQYANNPGLCGVPLPDCQSSNDQPSTTPSDQDAGKQSRRPSVASLANSIVVGVLISLASVCVLIVWAIAMRTRRKEAKEVKMLNRLQASHAAWKIDKEKEPLSINVATFQRQLRKLKFSQLIEATNGFSADSLIGCGGFGEVFKATLKDGSSVAIKKLIRLSCQGDREFMAEMETLGKIKHRNLVPLLGYCKIGEERLLVYEFMEYGSLEEMLHGRTKTRDRRMLTWEERKKIARGAAKGLCFLHHNCIPHIIHRDMKSSNVLLDNEMEARVSDFGMARLISALDTHLSVSTLAGTPGYVPPEYYQSFRCTAKGDVYSFGVVLLELVTGKRPTDKEDFGDTNLVGWAKMKVREGKQMEVIDQELLSVTKGTDEAEADEVKEMVRYLGVTLQCVDDFPSKRPNMLQVVAMLRELVPGSASGSSNSA, encoded by the coding sequence ATGATATGCACTCACTCTCACCACTCACTCCCTCACACTCTCTCTAAATTGTCTTCCGGAGAATTGAAACCTGTTTCGTCAATGGAGAACTTCAATCCAGTCCAGGTTTTTCTTCATCTGTCTGCAATACTTGTATTGGTAGGACTTCACTTTGTTTCTGTTTCCACAGCTGATCAACAAGTCACTCCATCGATCAAAACCGACGCAGTTTCTCTTCTCAACTTCAAAAAGATGATTGACACGGACCCGAATGGCGTCTTGTCGGGTTGGAAGCTCGGCACCAGCCCATGCAGCTGGTATGGAGTTACATGCTCCATGAACCGAGCAACTCAGCTCGATCTTAGCGGTTGTTTTCTTGTGGGGACAATCTCCTTTGCACCCTTGGCCTCTCTAGACATGCTTTCTGTCTTAAATCTGCCTTCCAATAAATTCAGTATAAACTCAACCTCTTTGCTTCAACTCCCATATGCTTTGAAACAGCTCGATTTATCTTTCAACGCACTTTTCGGTGTTCTTCCTGAGACTCTTTCCTCAAAATGTCCAAATCTTGTCTCTGTGAATCTTGCTTTTAACAACTTAACCGGCTCTCTACCCAAAGATCTCTTATTGAATTCCGACAAACTTCAAACCCTCGACATCTCTTACAACAATCTAACCGGGTCGATTTCTGGTCTGAGAATTGAGAAGTATTCTTGCCCTTCTTTGTTGCAGCTTGATTTGTCAGGAAACCGTATTAGGGGTTCCATTCCTGTGTCCTTGGCAAACTGCACCAGTCTCAAAACTATGAGTTTATCGACCAACAATGTGACAGGCGAAATCCCAGCATCGTTTGGGCAACTGGGCAGTCTACAGAGATTGGATCTTTCTCACAATCAGATAACCGGTTGGATACCTCCTGAATTAGGAAATGCATGCGCTCTGCTTGTCGAACTCAAGCTTTCGTTTAACAACATTACTGGTCCAATTCCAGCCTCTTTCTCCTCGTGTTCTTCGCTGGAGCTTCTCGATCTCTCTAACAACAACTTGACAGGTCCCCTACCAGATTCTATCTTTCAGAACCTCACCTCCTTACAGAGCTTGGTGTTGAGGAATAACATCATTTCTGGATCACTTCCGGGTTCCATATCAGCTTGCAAAAGCCTGCAGGTTATAGACTTGAGTTCTAATAAAATATCCGGTGTCATCCCACCAGATATATGTCCAGGAGCCTCGTCACTTGAGGAGCTGAGAATGCCGGACAACCTCATTGTAGGCGAAATCCCTGCTCAACTGTCACAATGTTCTCAGCTGAAGACGATCGATTTTAGTTTGAACTATCTCAACGGCTCGATTCCAGCTGAGCTTGGGAAGCTGGAGAATTTGCAGCAGCTAATAGCATGGTACAATGGCTTAGAGGGGAAAATCCCACCAGACTTGGGAAAATGCAAGAATCTCAAGGATCTTATTCTCAATAATAACAATCTGAGTGGTGCAATCCCAGTTGAATTGTTCAGCTGCAGCAATCTTGAATGGATATCACTCACAAGCAATCAACTCAGTGGTGAAATCCCAGGGGAATTTGGCCTATTGACACGACTGGCGGTTCTACAACTTGGGAACAATAGCTTGAGTGGCAAGATACCAGGAGAGCTCGGAAATTGCAGCAGTTTGGTTTGGTTGGATTTGAACAGCAACAGACTCACCGGAGAGATCCCACCTCGACTTGGGAGGCAGATTGGAGCTAAAGCACTGAGCGGAATACTCTCCGGCAATACTTTGGTGTTTGTACGGAATGTGGGAAACTCTTGTAAAGGTGTGGGAGGCTTATTAGAGTTTGCAGGAATCCGACCTGAAAGGCTTCAGCAGGACCCAACATTGAGGACTTGTGACTTCGCCAGATTGTACTCTGGTCCAGTGCTGAGTCTCTTTACAAAATACCAAACACTGGAGTATCTTGATCTATCATACAATCAGCTTCGCGGGAAAATCCCGGAAGAAATGGGGGACATGATTGCGTTGCAAGTTCTTGAGCTATCCCACAACCAGTTATCAGGTGAGATTCCTGCATCACTTGGCCAGCTCAAAGATTTAGGGGTGTTTGACGCATCACATAACAGACTGCAGGGTCATATCCCCGATTCTTTGGAGAACCTATCTTTCTTGGTGCAAATTGATTTGTCCAACAATGAGTTAACCGGAGAAATTCCCTCTAGGGGTCAGCTGAGTACACTTCCTGCTACCCAGTATGCTAACAACCCTGGACTCTGTGGGGTCCCATTGCCCGATTGCCAGAGCAGCAATGACCAACCATCCACGACTCCGAGCGATCAGGATGCAGGCAAACAAAGTCGCAGGCCATCAGTTGCATCATTGGCTAACAGCATTGTCGTGGGGGTTCTGATTTCTCTTGCTTCGGTCTGTGTTCTGATTGTGTGGGCAATTGCAATGCGCACAAGGCGAAAGGAAGCAAAGGAGGTGAAGATGCTTAATCGCTTGCAAGCATCCCATGCGGCATGGAAGATtgacaaggagaaagaacccttgagcATTAATGTTGCAACTTTCCAAAGGCAGTTGAGGAAGCTCAAGTTTTCCCAACTCATTGAGGCAACCAATGGCTTCTCGGCAGATAGTCTTATCGGGTGTGGAGGTTTTGGGGAAGTGTTCAAGGCAACGCTGAAAGATGGGTCAAGTGTTGCAATCAAGAAACTTATACGGCTGAGCTGCCAAGGTGACCGTGAATTCATGGCCGAGATGGAAACTCTGGGGAAGATCAAGCATAGGAATCTTGTGCCTTTATTGGGTTATTGCAAAATTGGCGAAGAGAGGCTGCTAGTATATGAATTCATGGAGTACGGAAGCCTCGAAGAAATGCTCCATGGAAGAACAAAGACCCGTGATAGGCGGATGCTAACATGGGAGGAAAGGAAAAAGATTGCAAGAGGCGCGGCGAAGGGACTGTGTTTCCTCCACCACAATTGCATCCCTCACATCATACACAGAGATATGAAGTCAAGCAATGTATTGTTGGACAACGAAATGGAAGCAAGAGTTTCTGATTTTGGAATGGCAAGGCTCATAAGTGCTCTTGACACACACTTGAGTGTAAGCACTCTTGCAGGCACTCCTGGTTATGTTCCACCTGAATACTACCAGAGTTTCCGCTGCACTGCAAAGGGCGATGTCTACTCATTTGGGGTTGTCCTCCTGGAGCTTGTGACCGGAAAACGCCCAACAGACAAGGAAGATTTTGGGGACACTAACTTGGTCGGATGGGCGAAGATGAAGGTGAGAGAAGGGAAACAAATGGAAGTGATAGACCAAGAGTTACTTTCAGTAACTAAAGGAACGGATGAAGCAGAAGCTGACGAAGTGAAAGAGATGGTGAGGTATTTAGGGGTGACACTGCAGTGTGTCGACGACTTCCCATCAAAGAGGCCTAACATGTTGCAGGTGGTTGCCATGCTGAGAGAGCTGGTGCCTGGATCAGCAAGTGGAAGTAGTAACAGTGCTTGA
- the LOC137731646 gene encoding alpha-galactosidase 1-like yields the protein MEKDGGDRDNAALVTLIVMLLIMAMGVSSASSASAAAASSQLRRNLLANGLGLTPPMGWNSWNHFHCKIDEKVIKATADALVSTGLSKLGYTYVNIDDCWAEISRDHEGNLAPNKATFPSGIKALADYVHSKGLKLGIYADAGYFTCSKTMPGSLGHEEQDAKTFAAWGIDYLKYDNCYNDESKPTVRFPVMTRALMKAGRPIFYSLCEWGEMHPATWGANVGNSWRTTGDISDTWESMVSRADMNEVYAEFARPGGWNDPDMLEVGNGGMTKNEYIVHFSMWAISKAPLLLGCNVGNITKETMEIIANKEVISVNQDPLGVQAKKVRLQGNREVWAGPLSGYRVALLLVNRSRKRVSFTAHWDDIGIPANSVVEARDLWEHKTLKARFVGNLTATLDSHACKMYVLKPVG from the exons ATGGAGAAGGATGGTGGTGATCGTGATAATGCTGCACTAGTAACGCTGATTGTGATGTTGTTGATAATGGCAATGGGTGTGTCCTCTGCTTCTTCAGCTTCAGCTGCAGCAGCTTCTTCGCAACTCAGACGAAATCTGCTTGCCAACGGACTTGGACTCACTCCTCCCATGGG GTGGAACAGTTGGAATCACTTCCACTGCAAAATCGATGAGAAAGTCATCAAAGCAACCG CCGATGCACTGGTTTCCACCGGTCTCTCTAAACTTGGATATACCTATGTTAACATAg ATGATTGCTGGGCCGAAATTTCTCGTGACCACGAG GGCAATCTAGCGCCAAATAAAGCAACATTTCCATCAGGCATTAAAGCTCTTGCGGATTATGTTCACAGCAAGGGTCTTAAGCTAGGAATTTACGCAGATGCAGG GTATTTCACTTGCAGCAAAACCATGCCTGGTTCACTTGGCCACGAAGAACAAGATGCCAAAACATTTGCTGCTTGG GGAATTGATTACTTGAAGTATGATAACTGTTATAACGATGAATCCAAGCCAACTGTTAG GTTCCCTGTAATGACCCGAGCTCTGATGAAAGCAGGTCGTCCCATATTCTATTCGCTTTGTGAATG GGGAGAAATGCACCCTGCTACATGGGGTGCTAATGTAGGAAATAGCTGGAGAACTACTGGTGACATTTCTGATACATGGGAAAG TATGGTCTCTAGAGCAGACATGAATGAAGTTTATGCTGAATTTGCCAGACCTGGTGGCTGGAATG ATCCCGACATGTTAGAAGTGGGGAATGGAGGAATGACAAAAAATGAATATATAGTCCATTTTAGCATGTGGGCCATTTCTAAG GCTCCCCTTCTTCTCGGTTGCAACGTGGGGAATATCACGAAAGAGACCATGGAGATCATTGCAAATAAAGAGGTTATCTCCGTAAACCAAG ATCCACTCGGTGTTCAAGCTAAAAAGGTCAGATTACAAGGGAATCGTGAG GTTTGGGCAGGGCCCCTCTCAGGATACAGAGTAGCTTTACTCCTTGTCAACCGAAGCCGTAAGCGAGTTTCGTTCACAGCTCACTGGGACGACATTGGGATCCCCGCAAACAGTGTTGTTGAAGCAAGAGACCTCTGGGAG CACAAGACATTGAAGGCACGATTTGTTGGAAACTTGACAGCCACGCTGGACTCTCATGCATGTAAAATGTATGTTCTGAAGCCGGTGGGCTAG
- the LOC137731192 gene encoding PHD finger protein MALE STERILITY 1: protein MASHLDLSQLSGCKKRKRGERVFRFRSFGENGYPVVLVGSSFRENVKSLLAYGHVEGNLAGHGMQCWSFQLQVHRHAPGHVVLFVIEEPIEASLNHQCKQCQYVGWGQHMVCNKKYHFVLPSSDTMVATCWNGKGGNASDGGRLLLNPTTTNSRNEDKSSNNLVELEGHMMHGVFHSNGFGHLLCVNGVETGYDLAGHQILDFWDRLCTGLRVRKVSLNDVSHKRGMELRLIHGVAYSEPWFGRWGYKFGRGTFCVTQQMYQKAIEALQGMPLCLLIHHLGTSNHEIALIFSRYHTLSDNSLVTLGDLFHFMLELKSRLPPTDHQNPFIDPIYNPGMLMETNCRWSSKRVEMATRVIVEALKRAQFRWVSRQEVRDAARAYVGDTGLLDFVLKSLGNHIVGNYLVRRTLNPVTKVLEYCLEDISNHASPNHRDGLLMHSPKAKAAWYKLSKFRLMKDMFYMYKYVLKDQKMSNAGIFSAIPMAVRIILNSKYLVKDYCSEVVPMKVEYLSMDGESNIYCTITLKNNSEEDDEDNSKSIRNNNNAIILQPYECVTLKNNATFDDLKQEVERNFKEIYWGLRGFVVDSIANLNNAKGTDLVFGMVEVGQKIVLEGRSSKRMGGVSEMYECGAVYYVVDCPCGAKEDDGERMVSCDICEVRQHTLCVRIPDSEQVPHIFLCNRCEREIILLPSP from the exons ATGGCGTCCCATTTGGACTTGAGTCAGTTAAGTGGGtgcaagaagaggaagagaggtgAGAGGGTATTTAGGTTCAGGAGTTTTGGCGAAAACGGGTACCCGGTAGTGTTGGTAGGATCGTCATTTAGGGAAAATGTTAAGTCTCTCCTTGCATATGGGCATGTTGAGGGTAACCTAGCTGGCCATGGCATGCAATGCTGGTCGTTTCAGCTCCAAGTTCATCGCCATGCTCCTGGCCATGTCGTGCTATTTGTCATCGAAGAACCTATCGAGGCATCGCTCAATCACCAGTGCAAGCAATGTCAATACGTTg GCTGGGGGCAGCATATGGTATGCAATAAGAAGTATCATTTTGTGTTGCCTTCCTCGGACACAATGGTGGCAACTTGCTGGAATGGCAAAGGTGGCAACGCCTCCGATGGAGGCCGCCTATTACTGAACCCCACGACAACAAATAGTCGTAATGAGGATAAGTCGTCGAATAATTTAGTGGAATTAGAGGGTCATATGATGCATGGTGTCTTTCACTCCAACGGTTTCGGGCATTTGCTGTGTGTCAACGGGGTGGAAACCGGTTACGACTTGGCTGGTCACCAGATCCTCGACTTTTGGGATCGCTTATGCACCGGATTGCGTGTAAG GAAAGTGAGTTTGAATGATGTGTCACATAAAAGAGGGATGGAGTTGAGGCTAATCCACGGAGTAGCATACAGCGAGCCATGGTTTGGTCGTTGGGGTTACAAATTTGGCCGTGGAACATTTTGTGTCACGCaacaaatgtaccaaaaagCCATTGAAGCTCTACAAGGCATGCCCTTATGCTTGCTCATTCACCATCTCGGCACATCCAACCATGAAATCGCTCTCATCTTCTCAAGGTATCACACATTGTCCGACAATTCTTTGGTCACTCTTGGCGACCTTTTCCATTTCATGCTAGAGCTCAAGTCACGATTGCCACCCACAGATCATCAAAATCCTTTTATTGATCCAATCTATAACCCGGGAATGCTGATGGAAACGAATTGTAGATGGTCTTCGAAAAGAGTTGAGATGGCGACTCGGGTGATTGTTGAGGCTTTGAAGAGGGCTCAGTTTAGGTGGGTATCTAGACAAGAAGTTAGGGATGCCGCCCGTGCCTATGTAGGCGACACAGGGTTGCTAGATTTTGTGTTGAAGTCACTAGGAAACCACATTGTAGGAAATTACTTAGTTCGTCGCACGTTGAATCCAGTGACTAAAGTTCTTGAGTACTGCTTAGAAGACATCTCCAATCATGCTTCCCCTAATCATCGGGACGGTTTGCTCATGCACAGTCCGAAGGCGAAGGCTGCCTGGTACAAGCTTTCGAAGTTTCGGTTAATGAAGGATATGTTCTACATGTACAAGTACGTTCTCAAGGACCAGAAGATGAGCAATGCCGGGATATTTTCGGCCATACCGATGGCTGTACGGATCATTCTCAATTCCAAGTACCTCGTGAAGGATTACTGCAGCGAGGTGGTGCCTATGAAAGTTGAATATTTAAGCATGGATGGAGAATCAAACATCTACTGCACAATAACACTAAAAAACAATTCCGAAGAAGATGACGAGGATAATAGTAAGAGTATTAGAAACAACAACAATGCAATAATATTGCAACCCTACGAGTGTGTGACGTTAAAAAACAATGCTACATTTGATGATTTGAAGCAAGAAGTGGAGAGGAATTTCAAGGAGATCTACTGGGGGCTGAGGGGATTTGTGGTGGACTCAATTGCAAATCTCAACAATGCGAAGGGGACAGATTTGGTTTTTGGCATGGTTGAGGTGGGTCAAAAGATTGTGCTCGAGGGTAGGAGTAGCAAAAGGATGGGTGGAGTTAGTGAGATGTATGAATGTGGAGCAGTTTACTATGTCGTGGACTGTCCCTGTGGAGCTAAGGAAGACGATGGGGAAAGAATGGTGTCGTGTGACATTTGTGAAGTTAGGCAGCATACGCTTTGTGTTCGAATTCCGGACAGCGAACAAGTTCCTCACATATTTCTCTGCAATCGATGTGAAAGAGAAATCATACTTTTGCCTTCTCCATAG
- the LOC137731969 gene encoding zinc finger protein SHOOT GRAVITROPISM 5-like, which yields MFDNTTTTNNNTAASCSAPPSSSSHENGGATHKRKRRPAGTPDPDAEVVSLSPKTLLESDRYVCEICNQGFQRDQNLQMHRRRHKVPWKLLKREIAEDQVIKKKVFVCPEPSCLHHDPRHALGDLVGIKKHFRRKHSNHKQWVCDKCSKGYAVQSDYKAHLKTCGTRGHSCDCGRVFSRVESFIEHQDTCTVRHVVRPELQAALQPTACSSRTASSTSPSSDANFSISNNVAAPVVLAGLPVRPNPTHHHDKRAGMNPYISCNRQQQQHQQQVHNNILELQLLPSSNAHTSSPPNLDESHATNLKLSIGSPSSDQLANEKNESSKYNSSSDIKRRRSSPGNEKNINKASAVGRVGSTSELVRLKEFASEELKLAVAEKSYAEDARREAKRQIEMAEIEFANAKRIRQQAQAEVEKALLLKEQATKRISSAILQITCQACKQHFHIASAASTVAGGAVGRSDETSLAMSYMSSATTEGEGDHDHTA from the exons ATGTTcgacaacaccaccaccaccaacaacaACACCGCCGCCTCTTGTTCCGCTCCTCCGTCTTCTTCCTCTCATGAAAATGGCGGAGCCACCCACAAACGAAAAAGAAGACCTGCAGGCACACcag ATCCGGATGCAGAAGTGGTGTCTCTGTCCCCCAAGACCCTACTCGAATCGGACCGGTACGTGTGCGAGATCTGCAACCAGGGATTTCAGAGAGACCAGAATCTGCAGATGCACAGGCGTCGTCATAAGGTGCCGTGGAAACTACTGAAGCGAGAGATAGCGGAAGATCAGGTGATCAAGAAGAAGGTGTTTGTGTGCCCGGAGCCCAGCTGCCTCCACCACGACCCCCGCCACGCCCTAGGCGATCTCGTCGGGATCAAAAAACACTTCAGAAGAAAACACAGCAACCACAAGCAGTGGGTCTGCGACAAGTGCTCCAAAGGCTACGCCGTGCAGTCCGATTACAAAGCACACCTCAAAACCTGCGGCACCAGAGGACATTCCTGTGACTGCGGCCGTGTCTTTTCcag AGTGGAAAGTTTCATAGAGCACCAAGACACTTGCACAGTCCGACACGTCGTTCGGCCGGAATTACAGGCAGCGCTGCAGCCGACGGCCTGCTCGTCGCGAACTGCATCGAGTACCAGCCCCTCTAGCGACGCCAATTTCAGCATTAGTAACAATGTGGCAGCTCCAGTAGTATTGGCTGGACTCCCGGTGCGACCAAACCCAACTCACCATCACGATAAGCGCGCCGGTATGAATCCTTATATTTCTTGCAACCGTCAGCAACAGCAGCACCAACAACAAGTGCATAATAATATATTGGAACTTCAGCTCCTTCCGTCCTCAAACGCCCATACTTCTTCCCCGCCAAATTTAGACGAAAGTCACGCAACTAATCTGAAGCTCTCGATTGGATCGCCGTCAAGTGATCAGCTTGCCAACGAAAAGAATGAATCGAGCAAGTATAATTCATCGTCCgatataaaaagaagaagaagctctCCAGGTAATGAGAAGAACATTAACAAAGCATCTGCTGTTGGAAGAGTTGGGTCGACGTCGGAACTGGTCAGGTTGAAAGAGTTTGCGAGTGAGGAGTTGAAATTGGCCGTGGCTGAAAAGTCGTATGCCGAAGACGCCCGGCGAGAAGCCAAACGGCAAATAGAGATGGCGGAGATCGAGTTCGCGAACGCCAAGAGGATCAGGCAGCAAGCGCAGGCTGAGGTGGAGAAGGCTCTGTTGCTCAAAGAGCAGGCGACTAAGAGAATCAGCTCCGCCATTTTGCAAATCACTTGTCAAGCTTGCAAACAGCACTTTCACATTGCCTCTGCTGCTTCCACCGTAGCAGGAGGAGCAGTGGGACGCTCTGATGAGACCTCCCTTGCTATGAGTTACATGTCCTCGGCCACAACCGAAGGAGAAGGAGATCATGACCACACAGCATAA